Within Mercenaria mercenaria strain notata chromosome 15, MADL_Memer_1, whole genome shotgun sequence, the genomic segment GCAAACGTCATAATATATTACGTCAAGTCTGcgcgctgttgctctttccaacgactttttcctaattttctgagcaggtaggataaatagaatattagatataaatttaaatttatgaggctcgtctacgaaaaaatataaggctcggcagagcctcgcctaatatattttcttcaacttgcctaataaatttaaatttatcagacagtaacctaatattcttattttttaaggttgtaacagaaaataaaatagcaaatCAAAAGTGTAAATTTAGCATAGGAAAATATACAAATTGGTTTATGATCTGCAATTTCTCACTTTTAATTTAAGCATTGTATTTTAAAGATAGTAAATTCttcaaaaacctttttaaaattggCTACAAGTTCCATTTCTTTTTCCACACATTCAATGGCTTTGTCTACCCAGTCCTCAGGGTTATGATGGTAGTTTCTCTGAAAACACAATTTGCAACATATAATATGGTACAGAAAAACAAGCTTCTAATTTCTTCAAtaaatttttcatgtatttttggcCCAAAAATTTTGCGATACTGGTAATTATTCCTCCACCATAGTGAAATTAACACCATTTCAATATCTGAAAAGCAAATTGTTTAAACATCATTGAAGATGTGTATAATGATATGACAAACCAACTTTTGATAATGAGTGTCGTATTATATGGTTTATGGAAAAACTAGCAAACAGCTGTATACAAAATGTTGTATAAACAGGTTATACTgcaactaaaatactgttgatcCAAAACCAATGACTACAAAAATTATTCAGggctccatggccaagtggttaaagtctatgattttgaatcacttgcccctcaccgatgtggggtcgagcctcactcgggacgttaaattcttcatgtgaggaaaccatccagctggcttacagaggTCGGTGGTTTTATCtaggtgcccacccgtgatgaaataatgcaaggaggggcacctgtggtgtcttcatggaaagtcgccatatgacctacatattaacccttaccctgctaaatatctaaaatggacttgtccatcattcaatttgggcagtacaacTTATtcttcaaaggggtgttcactgaaaatttactgactgaatagcgaacagtgcaggctgatcttggtctgcactggtcgcaaaggcaaaaccaattgccgccagcaggctaaaagttaaacaTATAAGTTACCAAACAACAAGATGTACATCATTACATGCTTCATTTAAGAATATGAACAATTTAAGGATATGAACAAACAAATATGTGAACAATCCTTTCAAATTGGTCTAAAATACACAAGCCAAGTATTTTCATcatatacaatacatataatTAAAACATTGCCAAGCAATTCCATAACATACAATATATTTACATCAAGCAATTCCAGcacatacaatgtatacaatACATATATGCCAAGCAATTTCAacacatacaatatatatatagctaggtcagtaggttaaataatgaaaaaaccttgtgacctctctagaggtcatatttttcatgggatctgtatgaaagttgctctgaatgtttatcttgatgatatataggtcaagtttgaaactgggtcaactgtgatcaaaaactaggtcagtaggtcttaaaatagaaaaaccttgtaacctccctagaggccatacccttgaatggatcttcatgaaaattggtcagaatgttcaccttgatgatatctaggtcaggtttgaaactgggtcacatgccatcaaaaactaggtcagtaggtcaaatgagaaaaaaaccttgtgacctctctagaggccatacttttcatgggatttgtatgaaattggtctgaatgttcatcttgatgatatctaggtcaagtttgaaactgggtcaactgcggtcaaaaactaggtcagtaggtctaaaattagaaaaatattttgacctctctagaggccatatttttcaatggatcttcatgaaaattggtcagatatACATATagatatgcatatatatatatgcagagCAATTCCaatacatacaatatatatataattatgtgtcaAGCAATTCCAGCACTTATATTGTATAATATATGCTATCATTCTGGCAAGTCTGAATGAAAGCTAGGAATACTGAATGTCTTATGAACCTATTTTTGCAAATGTTAATATCAATATCCAACTGAAACAAGAGGAACAATAATATAAATGCCTTAAAAACATAACTGTACATGATACTTACATAGACCTCATCTTTTGCCGCCTCTATCTtgactttatttataaaattttctttatGTGCTTCAATGACCATTTTAATCTCTGTCATAAATTGTTCATACAAATCTTCTTTCCTTCTTTGAGCCATCTCTGGTGACACCTCACTCAGTTTTCTGATATCTTGACTACAAAAGAGAAAATTAATCACTTCCAgtttaatacaataaaaaaaaaattcccgtTTAAAAAGCGACTATTAACAAAACTGTCAATAATGTACATATTGTACGTCTTGGAACTCAGATCTTTTTTTAATTCATCAGCTTAAGAAATGTTGTAACAGATCATATCAAGGTAACGGACATGTAACAACACTTGGCAATTTCCATGTCATAAAGTATTTTTGTTAGGCAATTTGGGATTCTTCGGacataaatgttttgtttgttttgggtttaacactagctgtttttcaacagtatttcagctatgtaacgaaaggcagttaacctaactagtggtcctggattctgtgccactACAAACCTCTTctgcgcaagtaactgccaacttccccacatgaatcagatgtggaggaccagTGATTTCAGAAatgatgtcttttatcaaatcgccatgGAGAATATACGCCTCGTCTGAGGATCAACACTCACTACCACGTCCCCGCAATCTGTAGACCTGCGCTACAGCTAAACAGACTGGCTTTTGACGTAAATGTAGCTTATATAATGTACCTCAATATAGAAATGGATTTCCTTAAAGGCCCTAGAATGACGAAATTGCATTAGAAGAATTATACAGTAATGTAATTTGCCAACGGTTATTACAAGTTATTAccactaccttaaataaaatttacctggCATGGTAACAATCCTGGAACCAGGAGTCCAACTTCCATCTAACGTAGGTCAGGTCAATCTGTAAATTGACACACAGACTTTCCCAGGCATCATACAGCTCTTTTATCTTCTCATTGCTACTGTTctgaaattacaaaattaatggCTCATAATACCTTTGTTTTAATGCCGCTACGACatttatcaattttcttgatatgtacataaaaatatcaacttttgttaaattctatttttgaaaaCTGTCTCATTTGTTTATACTAAGtcttgtcaaaggtttgaatactgatTAACATAGCAGGAAGTTTTATTGAATGTATTGATTTTTATTACCTCTCTTTTTATAGTTCTAGCTGAATTAGTTAATGCATGTAGTAATATTGAAAGCTAAGTGTTTTCAAAGCATCATGTATTTATGCATAACACCTATtttgaaagctgtttcatctgagtttaacataaaatttaaagcctgcTGGAACTTTAACCTATAACCTGCTGGACACATTTGATTCTGTCTctacgaccagtgcagatcatgatcagactgcacggctggtagatcatgatcagcttgcacatccatgcagtctgatcatgatctgcactgttcgtcattcagtcagtatctttttggtatgcacttcttttaacagttaatggtactgtccaaattgaaagatggacaagttcattatagaaatttagcaaggtaagggttaaaggagaaagccaaactgtcacaatatagcTCTTCACAGTGAATtgattattcatatatatatagttttcatttttctcaatttttacttattcaagggtcataactctggggAAAATTACCGAAACTGGCAAGCATTAATCAAACCAGCCCTAGATTTTACGGAGATAGTAACACATTCTACATattcaaggatcataactctggagATACTTACTGAAACTGCTGGCAGGCATTAATCAAACCAGCCCTAGATTTTACATAGATAGTAACACATTCTACATattcaaggatcataactctggagATACTTACTGAAACTGCTGGCAGGCATTAATCAAACCAGCCCTAGATTTTACGGAGATATACATTCTACatattcaagggtcataactctggagaTACTTACTGAAACTGGCAGGCATTAATCAAACCAGACCTAGATTTTACGGAGATATACATTCTACatattcaagggtcataactctggagaTACTGAAACTGGCAGGCATTAATCAAATCAGACATAGATCTTACAGAGATAGTAACACATTCTACatattcaagggtcataactctagagaTACTTACTGAAACTGGCAGGCATTAATCAAACCAGACCCAGACTTAACATAGATAGTAACACATTCTTCatattcaagggtcataactctggagaTACTTACTGAAACTGGCAGGCATAAATCAAACCAGACCTAGATTTTACAGGGATAGTAACACATTCTACATACTAAAGTATAGTTGTGATCAAGGATTAAATACTCTAATGCATAAAATTGCGAACCTTTTCTACAAAAGTGACAATACTTTCGCACTGGTTATCCTCAGACATTTCACTTTGGTCAAGAGATGCTTCTGCCATCACTATACTCAGTTAGTCATTTCCTGCTGGCTGTCTTATACTAGTAATACGATTTCCTTGCTTCTgttctttttgaagaaaaaaatgcgtttcctgaaaatgatacatttataaatgagcacagtaatttaaaaatgatacatttttacagaCTGAAGTATATCATGTTTTCTGCTTAAACTTTCAATAGCTTAATTATAAAtcaataattgtatataaatattaaaattgttctttaattctgtgtttgactgaaaatatctttcaccaaATTGAAACCAAATCTGATTTCAACTGAACTAAATCCTCTCCTATTCCTGACTCAGATGATACATGTCACGTACAATCTAGACATTCAGAAAATATCCAGAGTATATAATATTACCTACAAAAATAACATTACCCTCGTCCCCAGCAATTATTTTTAATTCACTTAAATTGCCTTCATTATACATGACTGAAATTCACTGACAAACCCGACATCAACAATAGTCAAACATAAAATTTTCTGcaatttaaaaataatctaaatgaAAACAAGCAATGCGCCCAGTGGTCTCATTATATTTAGCTCTCTCTAGTTTTAAGTTATGATATGTTTCGAatgataaacagaaaaaaacccgCATGATCTTTTTCTACCATACCACTGCCTAATCAATCTCCAACATCCCTGGACCTGCACTTTTTGGGCCATATCCTTGGGATATATGATTATTTTGCCTTGCAACTCAAAAAGTAGATCTATGGACATATTACCAGGTGATTTGAAAATATGTCAAATCAACAGTATAATATTCTTCTAGTGTGAGGTTGGCtgcggtggtatgtttaggacctgtatttacatttttcaaaattaaattatcttgTGCGCACAACATCTGATCTCCAGTACATTCGATCTTGTGGTCAAAAACAGCTTATTTCATGCCACAACACCTTCCTCATGTGCActacatcttatttcgagcgctgATATCTTATCTCATGTGCACAACATCTTTTCTCCCAAAGGGATGTCATCTTTTCTCGTGccaaacatcttatctcgagccccAAAAACAGTTTAGCATTTTGAAATTAGCATGGCGCACACAGCCTTCCTAGGCTCATTACAATACTACAGTTTATTTTTTCTATAGAAGCCCGctcctaaaaatataaaaatgaaagtaattgctaaaaataaaaatatttagttGCTGGCTATATATGTTGGCTGATTTGTGCAATTCATTATTTCATTCTGTCATTGTGACGCAAGGACAAACATCGTTATGGCACTCTATCTTCAATTAAAGTGACATTTATCTGGGCGCAAAAACAGTGTTCAGCAGTGCAACTTCTGGCAGGACGATGTTTGCAGGGGTATCATTCAGCAGTGCACTGTAATGATGTTTGTTATTGCCTCATTGAGACAATgaaatggcataaatcagccaTCACAGACTGCAGtggcatttaaatattttatctattttgttgggtttaaccgCACACTGACACAATCACAGGTCATatcaggcccgtgtgcaggatttgtttgctgcGGGGCCCAACCccgggtgggttcgggagggggtACCCCCCCCGATtgcaaatttttttaatatggcacatgaaagAGCATTTTCTGCTACCTGAAAaaacctttaaggatgcatgaatgtatcatatatttaaggaaaagtctacatTTAATCATTCCATCAAGCCATTTCAATGTAtgatgattgtacagtcacagtgtaatggccttttttttctgtatgaacccatttgaaaaaaatgttgaagttttaaatgattattaAATAGACTACTTCTagactatgataattttttttcacatttttatgattttatgtagtgaactgagccagtctatatactatgtccagtattacaattttaacagtcaggggtgtaactgtttcaagttatcgcagtttatacccatttgagttattggttaaactttcataacttgtttcagttatcataaaatattacaaagccctcctgtgccaattcctcatttttaATGAGACTAACCAAATTtttttcctgaatccttgaccttttatctttccagctatgcagtaaaaatttttacgcaaggctgataaagttttacgcccaaaagctttaaagtataaaactcttaatatctctTTATTATCCCAAATTATGCTTATCAGGgcatgctcagactaaaagagaatttgataaACCTCAGTTTactacacggctactaaacgctagcgccaccaccaaattgtggtgataacgAAAAGAGCTATCgtcatttccgtggtgcagctatcacctgTTTTTTTACTTGTAAACacgtataaaatttatatttatcttatatttttattgaagatttttttcgaaaatcggggaatgtagttccgtgtaaacaacagtttttactacaggttggctgtgattttattaaaataatatgcaagtTGTGGTGTGAGAGCCTTTTTCCCCGAaactgacagtggcacattttcatatcggccagtattgaACACCATtctgatgaatagacacactgtaaaaacatacctgcgcatgcaaatggtgtagaaatgataaataactatatacgcacacaccatgaataatagaatctcagGTTAGAaaaaatataccaggatttttaaaagtggtggcgctataactctagtgatggcgctatacagtagtggtggcgctgttacggtaTTCAATAAtgcgaactgctgacgcatccggaacaaaacaaacaccaacattttttaactgataattttcctgcaaggaattatgttattaaagaaagaaaaacacgatcatagtttatttaccttgatgaaacattctctatctaagaaaaaaaagaacaaaatactcacagacccttgggactcttgtagtcaaagtaaatattttcctttgtttaaaacgttagtgtagaattatttctaacctttaaatattctacttaaatacaaacgtaagtgtactttaaattcaggtcaagaaaaatagtagcaatacttttatttcaaacaaagatttgtgcccaggaaataatttgaagatagtgtagaatttatttgttatattaagattctgaacgttacttccctttgtttttatatgtcgtttgcatgtcattgtaaacaaaagaccttactgtCACAATTCTTTCTTGAAAGTGAGTACAGTGCATTTTCAGTTCCAATCGattgaatatgattaatcaatagagcttagatcTACAAtatgaatccatatacatgtagattattttgcgatcatgtagaggttactacatgtattttgttgagtaacgtaattttgTTGTAGTGTGGGATAGATTGATAATatcaattattgtagaaatttccgtggcttgcagacagacattttcatatattaaaattgaatatatcagccactaatcatatacaacagcgccaccactactgtatagcgccaccacttgaatgatagcgccaccactttcaaaaataatcgtgttttaactttttactgtgtttttcgtaattctttggtgtatgggaatacgtgtaattcatttctacacaatttgcatgcgcaggtatgttcttacagtgtgtctaatcatcggaatggtgttcgaatactggccgatatgaaaatatgccactgtcaaattcgggagaaaagctcctggcaccacaatttgcataatattttaatgaaattacggCCAACCTgttgtaaaagtgttgttacacggaactacattctccgattttcgaaaaaagttctatcaatgaaaatataaggtaaaatataaattttactcacttgtttacaagtagaaacgggcgatagctgcaccacggaaatgttgatagctcttttccttatcaccacaatttggtggtggcgctagcgtttagtagccgtgtactactaatttcattttaaaggtcactttgtgagaacagcaaaaagacttttttagaaTAACTTACCtaagttaactatattttataactaatacaggttatacaagagctgtccgtaagacagccaagctcgactattcgaaatattgtcacagaagcaggaaataattacccaaaatgttaaatatcaaaagagttttaagttcgaaaggggacataatttgaccaaaatgcatatcagagttatgggacttgatgctatcaactagttttataaccccgaagaaacatgttaagtttcaattccataatctgcattagttttggagatggtaacttgcatgtaaaactttaaccagaattttctaagtccaaaagggggcataatttgctcaaaatacaagttagagttatagaacttgacccagtgaggttggtaattgacctagaaaaagaataaataagtttcaaagctatacgccttttggtaatagctgtatgtacttgcacgcaaaactttaaccaggattttctaagtccaaaagggggcatgatttgcccaaaatacatgtcagagttatgggacttgattctatcaactagttttataaccccgaagacacatgtgaagtttcaattcaatatctgcattagttttggagatagtaacttgcatgtaaaactttaaccaggattttctaagtccaaaagggggcataatttgcccaaaatacatgtcagagttatgggacttgacccagtgaggtaggtaattgatctagaaaaagaaaaaataagtttcaaatatatatgccttttagtaatagctgtatgtacttgcacgcaaaactttaaccagaatttctaagtccaaaagggggcataatttgcccaaaatacatgtcagagttatgggacttgacccagtgaggtaggtaattgacctagaaaaagaataaataagtctcaaagctatatgcctttaaatgatagctgtatgtacttgcatgcaaaaacttaaccaaggtgtgacgccgacgccgacgccgacgccagggtgagtagaatagctagactattcttcgaatagtcgagctaaaaatgcttgaaaaagtaactgaaataggttacataacttaaaacagttacacccctgactgtttaacatcagtcctcttagaaaatctctagaatagacaggcttttgtctctatgaacataaaaaaaaatcaaaaaaatcatagaaatatcgtaattatcagtctagtggctagtctattattaagggtatcctatttgctaAATGgtcaaatgtttttagatttccaacaaaacaaacgaagtattatgacaattactatttacatcatagatttcaaatgacaatgaactcttttaaaactgtaccaaagatctataaaaataaatagatgtgtattttatacttctttgactgtacaaactataacatcacagcacatattaaatgatatttttatgtataaaacccctcataagtaacgagttttagatgcgttttgtaagatttactgagagactacttttaaaactatgggagtttttaagtaaggttatcggacccaaaagagtaaaactgatacagtagtttcaaatt encodes:
- the LOC128546065 gene encoding uncharacterized protein LOC128546065; amino-acid sequence: MAEASLDQSEMSEDNQCESIVTFVEKNSSNEKIKELYDAWESLCVNLQIDLTYVRWKLDSWFQDCYHASQDIRKLSEVSPEMAQRRKEDLYEQFMTEIKMVIEAHKENFINKVKIEAAKDEVYRNYHHNPEDWVDKAIECVEKEMELVANFKKVFEEFTIFKIQCLN